In Mycobacterium sp. 050128, one genomic interval encodes:
- a CDS encoding SDR family oxidoreductase: MRTALVTGGSGGIGKGCGRKLAELGYDVVLVARREDPLRAAAEEIGARHIVADASDPDGFATAISTLETVDLVVHAAGALGGTYARKQTFEQWQTIIKANLDSCFVVTAAMLPRMHPGSRFVFISSSAAHEPMMARTAYSASKAGMNAFARALALEVDRDGIAVHIVTPGPVETEMLADVPFEMFAIQISDVAGAVAWLDTVDPSVDLPEIRLSAVQRGPYARPPVVPSEARRRRQGTA; the protein is encoded by the coding sequence ATGCGAACCGCGTTGGTCACCGGCGGCAGCGGCGGGATCGGAAAAGGCTGCGGGCGCAAGCTCGCCGAACTCGGTTACGACGTGGTCCTGGTGGCCCGCCGCGAGGATCCATTACGCGCGGCCGCCGAGGAGATCGGGGCCCGTCACATCGTGGCCGACGCATCCGATCCGGACGGATTCGCCACTGCGATAAGCACTTTGGAGACGGTCGACCTTGTCGTTCACGCCGCCGGCGCGCTCGGCGGAACGTATGCGCGCAAGCAGACTTTCGAGCAGTGGCAGACCATCATCAAAGCCAACCTGGATTCGTGCTTCGTGGTGACCGCCGCGATGCTGCCGCGGATGCACCCCGGATCCCGGTTCGTATTCATCTCGTCGTCGGCCGCTCACGAGCCGATGATGGCCCGCACCGCCTACTCCGCGTCGAAAGCCGGCATGAACGCGTTCGCCCGCGCCCTGGCGCTCGAAGTCGACCGCGACGGCATCGCCGTGCACATCGTCACGCCGGGCCCAGTGGAAACCGAGATGTTGGCCGACGTTCCCTTCGAGATGTTCGCGATTCAGATCTCCGATGTCGCCGGGGCGGTCGCCTGGCTGGACACCGTGGACCCGTCCGTCGATCTGCCGGAGATCCGGCTGTCCGCGGTGCAGCGGGGTCCCTACGCCCGGCCGCCGGTCGTTCCTAGCGAAGCCCGCCGCCGGCGTCAGGGAACGGCTTGA